A region of Leptolyngbya sp. FACHB-261 DNA encodes the following proteins:
- a CDS encoding peroxiredoxin, which translates to MSECLRVGQLAPDFEATAVVDEEFQTVKLSSYRGQYVVLFFYPLDFTFVCPTEIIAFSDRHDEFKALGTEVLGVSVDSEYSHLAWIQSDRKAGGLGELKYPLVSDIKKEISTAYNVLDPAAGVALRGLFIIDKEGVIQHATINNLAVGRNVDETLRVLQAFQYTQSHPDEVCPAGWTPGAQTMTPTPEKSKDYFAAVG; encoded by the coding sequence ATGAGCGAATGTCTGCGCGTTGGACAACTGGCTCCTGACTTTGAAGCAACTGCAGTAGTAGACGAGGAGTTTCAGACCGTCAAGCTGTCCAGCTATCGGGGACAGTACGTTGTGCTGTTCTTCTATCCTCTCGACTTCACCTTCGTCTGCCCAACGGAAATCATTGCTTTCAGCGATCGCCACGATGAGTTTAAGGCTCTTGGCACTGAGGTGTTAGGTGTTTCGGTAGATAGTGAATACTCCCACTTGGCGTGGATCCAAAGCGACCGCAAGGCTGGTGGCTTGGGCGAGCTGAAGTATCCTCTGGTGTCTGACATTAAGAAAGAGATCAGCACAGCTTACAACGTTCTGGATCCAGCGGCGGGTGTTGCCCTGCGTGGTTTGTTCATCATTGACAAAGAGGGCGTGATCCAGCATGCCACAATCAACAACCTTGCGGTTGGCCGCAACGTTGATGAGACGCTGCGGGTATTGCAAGCCTTCCAGTACACCCAGTCTCACCCAGATGAAGTTTGCCCCGCTGGTTGGACTCCTGGGGCTCAAACCATGACCCCCACGCCCGAGAAGTCGAAGGACTATTTCGCGGCGGTTGGTTAA
- a CDS encoding amylo-alpha-1,6-glucosidase gives MTKAEISPISVMQGSETQVLHPRQDEPDQREWLLTDGLGSMSSGTLCDAHTRTYHGLLVAALEPPVGRTLLLSRLEVILETEGEVIELSTNFWTSGVVSPLGFEVLQSFTLSPVPTWVWSGTTANGSDWSITRRILMPHAGLPAANGATPLCSRVLIEYSYQGSKTANLMVRPLIAERSFHHQQRSRPELFFTQTMQPQQVVLQAHPQRSPGVPWALRWSSGRYTADGFWYWNLQYPRETERGLNDREDLFSPGYLSTRLLPGETLTLEAVVAVGASRATNSEILLPTDSPPNFEQELNRESERLTGLFGSLPLWQEPTGAALLKASDQFVVHRISTDSPSIIAGYPWFDDWGRDLLIALPGLALCTKRYDLARELLQTCARYCRDGLIPNLFPAPGQEPLYNSIDAALLWIETLGLYLNATQDWEFLASQFGTVQQILKGYMIGTHYGIQIDPVDQLISWGASNVALTWMDAVVDGQAITPRTGKPVEINALWYSALCWAADWSARLDDQNPTRADRYRQRAEQVRVALQRFWNAEIGYLYDCLRPDGVPDGAIRPNAVLALALHHCGFEVPQARRVLALARDCLLTPVGLRSLDPHSPAYIGHYGGNVQKRDRAYHQGSVWSWLIGPFGRAWRRFYPDEPLSVNLQPLLTHLTQDACIGSISEIFDGDAPYTAQGAVAQAWSVSELLRLLME, from the coding sequence ATGACCAAAGCCGAAATCAGCCCAATCTCAGTGATGCAAGGCAGTGAAACCCAAGTGTTGCATCCCCGGCAAGATGAGCCGGACCAACGCGAATGGCTGTTAACGGATGGTCTTGGCAGTATGAGTAGTGGTACCCTCTGCGATGCCCACACGCGCACCTATCACGGTTTACTTGTCGCTGCCCTAGAGCCTCCGGTCGGGCGTACCCTGCTGCTTTCACGCCTGGAAGTCATCCTAGAAACCGAAGGCGAGGTCATTGAACTCAGCACCAACTTCTGGACCAGCGGCGTTGTCAGTCCTCTAGGCTTTGAAGTCCTGCAAAGCTTCACCCTTTCGCCCGTTCCCACCTGGGTCTGGTCAGGAACCACCGCCAATGGCAGCGACTGGAGCATCACTCGCCGCATTTTGATGCCCCATGCTGGCTTGCCTGCCGCCAATGGGGCCACACCGCTTTGCAGTCGCGTGTTGATCGAATACAGCTACCAAGGCAGCAAAACTGCCAACCTGATGGTGCGTCCGCTGATTGCCGAGCGCAGTTTTCACCATCAGCAGCGTTCTAGACCTGAGCTGTTTTTTACGCAGACCATGCAGCCGCAGCAGGTCGTGTTGCAAGCTCATCCGCAGCGGTCGCCAGGAGTGCCCTGGGCCTTGCGTTGGTCGAGCGGGCGTTACACCGCCGACGGCTTCTGGTACTGGAATCTGCAATATCCTCGTGAAACCGAGCGCGGCCTCAACGACCGAGAGGACCTATTCAGCCCCGGTTACCTCAGTACTCGACTGCTGCCGGGCGAGACGCTAACCCTAGAGGCCGTTGTGGCCGTGGGGGCCTCGCGAGCCACAAACTCAGAGATCCTGCTGCCTACGGATAGCCCTCCTAATTTTGAGCAGGAACTCAACCGAGAGAGCGAACGGCTCACTGGCTTGTTTGGCTCCCTACCCCTGTGGCAAGAACCAACGGGGGCGGCTTTGCTCAAGGCTAGCGATCAGTTTGTGGTGCATCGCATTTCCACGGATAGCCCCTCGATCATTGCCGGTTATCCCTGGTTCGATGACTGGGGCCGTGACCTGCTGATTGCACTGCCCGGTCTGGCCTTATGCACTAAGCGCTATGATTTGGCCCGCGAACTGCTGCAAACCTGCGCTCGTTACTGCCGCGATGGCCTGATCCCCAACCTATTTCCCGCTCCGGGGCAGGAGCCCCTATACAACAGCATTGACGCCGCGCTGCTCTGGATCGAAACCTTGGGGCTGTATCTCAACGCCACTCAGGACTGGGAATTTCTGGCCAGCCAATTCGGCACAGTGCAGCAGATTCTGAAGGGCTACATGATTGGCACCCACTATGGGATTCAGATCGATCCAGTTGACCAGCTGATCAGTTGGGGCGCGAGCAACGTTGCCCTGACCTGGATGGATGCCGTTGTAGACGGGCAAGCAATCACTCCGCGCACTGGTAAACCCGTCGAAATCAACGCGCTTTGGTATAGCGCGCTTTGCTGGGCTGCCGATTGGTCTGCTCGCCTAGACGACCAAAACCCGACGCGGGCCGATCGCTATCGCCAACGGGCCGAGCAGGTACGCGTGGCGCTACAACGCTTCTGGAATGCGGAGATCGGCTACCTCTACGATTGTCTGCGCCCCGATGGTGTGCCGGATGGCGCTATTCGCCCTAATGCTGTACTGGCTCTAGCGCTTCACCATTGCGGCTTTGAGGTTCCTCAGGCGCGACGGGTGCTGGCACTCGCCCGTGACTGCCTGCTCACCCCTGTGGGGCTGCGCAGTCTCGATCCCCATTCACCGGCTTACATTGGTCACTACGGTGGCAATGTGCAAAAGCGAGACCGGGCTTACCACCAGGGCAGCGTTTGGAGCTGGTTGATTGGGCCCTTTGGCCGGGCCTGGCGTCGCTTCTACCCGGATGAGCCCCTGTCTGTGAATCTGCAACCTCTGCTCACGCATCTCACCCAGGACGCCTGTATCGGTTCAATCTCAGAGATTTTCGATGGCGATGCTCCTTACACTGCTCAAGGAGCGGTAGCCCAGGCCTGGTCTGTGTCGGAACTCCTACGGCTGCTGATGGAGTGA
- a CDS encoding aminotransferase class I/II-fold pyridoxal phosphate-dependent enzyme translates to MTPQAQAPILEALLACRARGVAPFYAPGHKGSPLRDLEGKLPLEAAVFELDLPELPEFDSLHDPQGPIQAAQQLAAELYGAAQTWFLVNGSTCGVQAMILAVCKPGDTILVPRNAHRSVAAGLILADAVPVYLEPQVWQTQGLVLGVSAQSVAEALATHPQARGVLLVSPSYDGISCDLAQIAEVVHDHGLPLLVDEAHGAHFGFHPDLPPLALASGADLVVQSTHKTLSALSQASMLHLGQGGRVQPGRVAQALRLLQTTSPSSVLLASLDLARRQLALQGKQLMQETLNLAAQARSWKLDRLQILAPQHLPAGYQLDPTRLCVLLSDLALTGFDADDWLREQFGVVAELPSLRQLVFILSLGNTQTHLERLKAGLVALEEFPKSQIQNAPLPAPPTSPPLRLSPRQAYFAPAVAVPLETAIGAISAELLCPYPPGIPIVMPGEEITAEIVDYLHLLKMSPGCTISGAADPQLRTIRVVQLS, encoded by the coding sequence GTGACCCCACAAGCTCAAGCTCCGATCCTGGAGGCATTGCTGGCGTGCCGCGCTCGTGGTGTGGCACCGTTTTATGCGCCCGGGCACAAAGGAAGCCCTCTGCGGGATCTCGAAGGCAAGCTACCTCTAGAGGCGGCAGTCTTTGAACTGGATCTGCCGGAGCTGCCAGAATTTGACAGCCTGCACGATCCACAGGGACCCATCCAGGCGGCGCAGCAACTGGCAGCCGAGCTTTACGGTGCCGCTCAGACTTGGTTTCTGGTCAATGGCTCGACCTGCGGCGTGCAGGCGATGATTTTGGCGGTGTGCAAACCGGGCGACACCATTCTGGTGCCTCGCAATGCCCATCGCTCGGTTGCGGCGGGCTTGATTCTGGCCGATGCGGTGCCGGTGTATCTGGAGCCGCAGGTTTGGCAGACGCAGGGCTTGGTTTTGGGAGTTTCGGCGCAGAGCGTGGCTGAGGCTTTAGCTACCCATCCTCAAGCGCGAGGCGTGTTACTGGTCAGCCCCAGTTATGACGGCATTAGTTGCGACTTGGCGCAGATTGCCGAGGTGGTCCATGATCACGGCCTGCCGCTGTTAGTGGATGAGGCGCACGGAGCCCACTTCGGTTTTCACCCCGACCTGCCGCCCTTGGCCCTAGCCTCAGGCGCCGACTTGGTGGTGCAATCTACGCATAAAACCCTCAGTGCTCTGTCGCAAGCCTCGATGTTGCATTTGGGCCAAGGGGGGCGCGTACAGCCGGGACGCGTTGCTCAAGCTTTGCGCCTGCTCCAGACCACTAGTCCCAGCAGTGTGCTGCTGGCTTCGCTGGATCTGGCTCGTCGTCAACTGGCTCTGCAAGGTAAGCAGTTGATGCAAGAGACCTTGAACTTGGCAGCGCAAGCTCGAAGCTGGAAGTTGGACCGCTTGCAGATCCTGGCCCCGCAGCATCTCCCTGCTGGATACCAGTTGGATCCCACTCGTCTCTGTGTGTTGTTGTCGGACTTGGCTCTAACTGGCTTTGACGCCGATGACTGGCTGCGAGAGCAATTTGGGGTGGTGGCCGAGTTACCCAGCTTGAGGCAACTGGTGTTTATCCTCAGCTTGGGCAATACGCAAACTCATCTAGAGCGGCTCAAGGCGGGGTTAGTGGCTTTGGAGGAATTTCCTAAGAGCCAGATCCAGAACGCACCATTGCCAGCACCGCCAACCAGCCCACCTCTGCGTCTATCACCTCGGCAGGCTTATTTCGCACCGGCAGTTGCAGTTCCCCTCGAAACTGCCATCGGTGCAATCAGTGCTGAGCTGCTATGTCCCTATCCACCAGGTATTCCAATCGTGATGCCCGGCGAAGAAATTACAGCTGAGATCGTGGACTATTTACATCTATTAAAAATGAGTCCTGGCTGCACAATTAGTGGCGCTGCTGATCCCCAATTGCGAACGATTCGAGTGGTGCAGTTGAGTTAG